Proteins encoded within one genomic window of Fibrobacterota bacterium:
- a CDS encoding NarK/NasA family nitrate transporter, with amino-acid sequence MRLKDFAKAGHVPTLFSAFLYFDMSFMVWVLLGPLGVHIAKDLGLSPAQKGMMVAVPVLSGAVMRVFMGLLVDSIGAKRAGLIGQGTVLAALAISWMVGLHSLHAVYALGVCLGVAGASFAVALPLASRWYPAEAQGLALGIAGAGNSGTVFSALFAPALANHFGWNGVLGLVLIPLSITMVIYAWLAKDAPGRPAAQPLTRYFQVLKQRDAWWFMLFYLVTFGGFVGLASSLVIYFNSQFGLPPQVAGYLTAGIVFCGSMFRPIGGSVADRFGGARALQYLYVVVVFAMLGVAVLPTSLAITLSLFVVGMMAMGMGNGAVFQLLPQRFQKEIGTLTGLVGMAGGIGGFYLASSLGMSKQLTGDYRLGFLLYALLGACAFGILFKVKFRWRATWGSPEVARARV; translated from the coding sequence ATGAGATTGAAAGACTTCGCGAAGGCCGGCCACGTGCCCACCCTGTTTTCCGCTTTCCTCTATTTCGACATGAGCTTCATGGTCTGGGTGCTGCTCGGCCCCTTGGGCGTGCACATCGCCAAAGACCTGGGCCTTTCGCCCGCGCAGAAGGGCATGATGGTCGCCGTCCCCGTGCTCTCGGGCGCGGTCATGCGCGTCTTCATGGGGCTTCTGGTAGATAGCATCGGCGCCAAGCGCGCCGGGCTAATCGGACAGGGCACCGTATTGGCGGCCTTGGCCATTTCCTGGATGGTGGGCCTTCACAGCCTGCACGCGGTCTATGCCCTGGGCGTCTGCCTCGGTGTGGCCGGAGCCTCCTTCGCGGTCGCGTTGCCCCTGGCATCGCGCTGGTATCCCGCCGAAGCCCAGGGCCTGGCCTTGGGGATCGCGGGCGCGGGCAATTCCGGTACGGTCTTCTCGGCCCTATTCGCCCCCGCCCTAGCCAATCACTTCGGATGGAACGGGGTATTGGGCTTGGTCCTTATCCCCCTTTCGATCACCATGGTCATCTACGCCTGGCTGGCCAAGGACGCCCCGGGTCGTCCCGCGGCCCAGCCTCTCACGCGCTACTTCCAGGTCCTCAAGCAGCGCGACGCCTGGTGGTTCATGCTTTTCTACCTGGTCACCTTCGGCGGCTTCGTGGGCCTGGCTTCCAGCCTCGTCATCTATTTCAATAGCCAGTTCGGGTTGCCGCCGCAGGTAGCCGGCTACCTCACCGCGGGCATAGTCTTTTGCGGATCCATGTTCCGGCCCATCGGCGGAAGCGTGGCGGATCGCTTCGGAGGCGCGCGCGCCCTCCAATACCTCTACGTGGTCGTCGTGTTCGCCATGCTCGGCGTGGCCGTGCTTCCGACCTCACTGGCCATTACCCTCTCCCTCTTCGTCGTTGGGATGATGGCCATGGGCATGGGCAATGGCGCGGTCTTCCAACTTCTGCCCCAGCGGTTCCAGAAGGAAATCGGCACGCTGACCGGCTTGGTGGGCATGGCCGGCGGCATCGGCGGCTTCTACCTGGCTTCCTCGCTGGGCATGTCCAAGCAACTCACCGGCGATTATCGGTTGGGCTTCTTGCTATATGCCTTGCTGGGCGCTTGCGCCTTCGGTATCCTTTTCAAGGTGAAGTTCCGTTGGCGCGCCACCTGGGGCTCCCCGGAAGTAGCCCGCGCGCGCGTGTAA
- a CDS encoding ABC transporter substrate-binding protein: MRKALGVLAGIALALAATGRAAAQDKPETTKAKLGYIALNDFAPLAIAKEKGLFAKYGMPDVEVLKQASWGATRDNLELGSGNGGIDGAHILTPMPYALTLGLVTKGNKPCPMYILARLNYNNQSISVASKYAEDGIGKDASPFKPWIAQAKKKGGKPLTFAMTFPTGTHNYWIRYWLAAGGIDPDVDVATIVIPPPQMVANMRVGNMDAFCVGEPWGQQLINQRIGYTAIQTQEIWKDHPEKSFAMRKDWVDAHPIATKALLKAVMEAQMWCDKPENAKELATILSQKNWINCNVEDLLPRIQGHTEYGDGKRKPKEGEFMKFWRDHASFPYKSHDKWFLAETRRWGFLPNGVDYDKVIGEVNRADLWKECAKAIGQEAMIPESDSRGVETFFDGVTFDPNDPEGYLAKLKIKNIDGKKGAKK, encoded by the coding sequence ATGCGCAAGGCCCTGGGCGTCCTGGCGGGGATCGCGCTGGCATTGGCCGCGACGGGCCGCGCGGCGGCGCAGGATAAGCCCGAGACCACCAAGGCCAAGCTCGGATATATCGCGCTCAACGATTTCGCCCCGCTGGCCATCGCCAAGGAAAAGGGCTTGTTCGCCAAGTACGGCATGCCCGACGTGGAAGTGCTTAAGCAGGCTTCCTGGGGCGCCACGCGCGACAACCTCGAGCTCGGTTCCGGCAACGGAGGCATCGACGGCGCCCATATCCTGACGCCCATGCCTTACGCCTTGACCTTAGGGCTGGTGACCAAGGGCAATAAACCCTGTCCCATGTACATCCTGGCGCGCCTGAACTATAACAACCAGTCCATCTCCGTCGCCTCCAAGTACGCGGAAGACGGCATCGGCAAGGATGCATCGCCGTTCAAACCCTGGATCGCGCAGGCGAAGAAGAAGGGCGGAAAGCCCCTTACTTTCGCCATGACCTTCCCCACCGGGACGCATAATTATTGGATCCGGTATTGGTTGGCGGCCGGCGGGATCGACCCGGACGTGGACGTCGCCACCATCGTGATCCCTCCCCCGCAAATGGTGGCCAATATGCGCGTAGGCAACATGGACGCCTTCTGCGTGGGCGAGCCATGGGGCCAGCAGCTTATCAACCAGCGCATCGGCTATACGGCCATCCAAACCCAGGAAATCTGGAAGGACCATCCGGAGAAGTCCTTCGCCATGCGCAAGGATTGGGTGGACGCGCATCCTATCGCCACCAAAGCGCTGCTGAAGGCCGTGATGGAAGCCCAGATGTGGTGCGATAAGCCCGAGAACGCCAAGGAATTGGCTACCATCCTCTCCCAGAAGAACTGGATCAATTGCAACGTCGAGGATCTGCTTCCCAGGATCCAGGGCCACACCGAATACGGCGACGGCAAGCGCAAGCCCAAGGAAGGCGAGTTCATGAAGTTCTGGCGCGACCATGCCTCCTTCCCCTACAAGAGCCATGATAAGTGGTTCCTGGCCGAGACCCGGCGCTGGGGCTTCCTCCCCAACGGCGTGGACTACGACAAGGTGATCGGCGAAGTGAACCGCGCCGACCTGTGGAAGGAATGCGCCAAAGCGATCGGGCAGGAAGCGATGATCCCCGAGAGCGATTCGCGCGGTGTGGAGACCTTCTTCGACGGCGTGACTTTCGACCCCAACGATCCGGAAGGCTACCTGGCCAAGCTGAAGATCAAGAACATCGACGGCAAGAAGGGCGCGAAGAAATGA
- a CDS encoding ABC transporter substrate-binding protein, translated as MPGEIIRIGFIPLVDCALLAVAQEEGFFARQQVEVELRKAQSWGQAFDKLVAGELDASHLLHTAALQAALDALPDEPPIVYALTLGYKGNGIILSNALWNQGAHDPVSLRAWLDADPERVLRLGVVFPESPQEYILRTWLGRAGMEVGKRISLSFVAPQEMVGRLRKGEIDGFCVAEPWSRRAAASKLGRLTAESRTLLPGLGDKVLGVRLGWHRSHSLEHARLIRALYQASEWLEDPVNRPRAVEILASKHYVNTPKNVIEGALRSFAENPDSSGPDTWADFRHGDAPVFPAREHARWYLGQMIRWGNADATVARSLDLSDVCLESFYRSVTSGLPRKAASSAVAADPREA; from the coding sequence TTGCCCGGCGAGATCATCCGCATCGGCTTCATTCCCCTGGTCGATTGCGCCTTGCTCGCCGTGGCCCAGGAGGAAGGCTTCTTCGCCCGGCAGCAGGTGGAAGTGGAACTGCGCAAGGCGCAGTCCTGGGGACAGGCATTCGATAAGCTCGTCGCCGGGGAGCTGGATGCCTCCCATCTGCTCCACACGGCCGCCTTGCAAGCCGCGCTGGATGCTTTGCCCGACGAGCCGCCGATCGTTTACGCGCTCACCCTGGGCTATAAAGGCAACGGCATCATCCTATCCAACGCGCTCTGGAACCAGGGCGCGCATGATCCCGTCTCCTTGCGCGCCTGGTTGGATGCCGATCCCGAACGCGTTCTGCGCTTGGGCGTGGTCTTCCCGGAAAGCCCCCAGGAATATATCCTGCGCACTTGGCTCGGCCGGGCCGGCATGGAGGTGGGGAAACGCATTTCCTTAAGCTTCGTGGCGCCGCAAGAGATGGTGGGCCGGTTGCGCAAGGGCGAGATCGACGGCTTCTGCGTGGCCGAGCCCTGGAGCCGCCGCGCGGCGGCTTCCAAGCTGGGACGATTGACGGCCGAGAGCCGGACGCTGCTGCCCGGCTTGGGCGACAAGGTATTGGGCGTCCGCCTGGGATGGCACCGCTCCCATTCCTTGGAACATGCGCGCCTGATACGGGCGCTATACCAGGCATCCGAGTGGCTGGAAGATCCCGTCAATCGCCCGCGCGCGGTCGAGATCCTGGCCTCCAAGCATTACGTCAATACCCCCAAGAACGTGATCGAAGGGGCCCTGCGCAGCTTCGCGGAAAACCCCGATAGCAGCGGCCCCGATACTTGGGCCGATTTCCGCCACGGCGATGCCCCCGTGTTCCCGGCCCGCGAGCACGCGCGTTGGTATTTGGGGCAGATGATCCGCTGGGGTAACGCCGACGCTACGGTGGCCCGTTCCCTGGATCTTTCCGACGTGTGCCTGGAATCATTTTACCGATCCGTAACCTCCGGGCTACCCCGTAAGGCCGCATCCTCCGCGGTCGCCGCCGATCCGCGCGAAGCCTGA
- a CDS encoding NirA family protein yields MAQDLNAGNGPGTLSTLPAGGFPQSFTPTQKEYLDGFLRALSGPAAGNPVAARTAAGAKPSASASASTSSEIDLPPGKRAQLAWQAAGKRLSKEEQIKFDSDPLDCWPRIAELSAQDKLPEGEDVFRFKTHGLWNVSPAQTSMMSRLRIAGGVLKSHQALAIAAAAEAYGGGFVDITTRANLQIREIPGRHMLALLTDMHEAGIVPRGSGADNIRNVTGNPTCGIDPHEFYDVLPLCRELHHAILHDRSMYGLPRKFNIAFDGGNSIASLEDTNDIGFQAVKVDAGKAVEAGVYFRMALGGITGHGDLARDTGVLLKAEECVPVARAIVRVYLENGDRGNRKKARLKYVLDSWGFEKFLAEVQSKLPFALRKLPAAECRFAPPVDKGAHLGIHSQKQAGLCYIGVDVPVGRLTCAQLRGLADLATRMGSGALRLTVWQNLLLPDIQEARLEEALKALGALGLTHEPDPIAAGLVACTGSEGCKFGLAPTKATAQDISAYLKGRVTLDAPVNIHLTGCTHSCAQHFIGDIGLLGTGVETDAYKGPGFHFYIGGGYGREGRIAVAARRSVPRPEVPAEVARILELYLGKRLPGETFTAFTARHSGAELEALFAAPADTSAGALTGEAVPSDKGLSLAGEGA; encoded by the coding sequence ATGGCACAGGATCTAAACGCCGGTAACGGACCCGGAACGCTGTCGACGCTTCCCGCAGGCGGCTTCCCCCAGTCCTTCACGCCCACCCAAAAGGAATACCTCGACGGGTTCCTTCGCGCGCTTTCCGGCCCCGCAGCCGGAAACCCTGTCGCAGCCCGGACCGCCGCCGGCGCTAAGCCCTCCGCCTCCGCGTCCGCCTCCACATCTTCCGAAATCGACTTGCCCCCGGGCAAGCGGGCGCAGTTGGCCTGGCAGGCCGCCGGCAAGCGCCTGTCCAAGGAAGAGCAGATCAAATTCGATTCCGATCCCCTCGATTGCTGGCCGCGCATCGCCGAGCTTTCCGCCCAGGACAAATTGCCCGAGGGCGAGGACGTCTTCCGTTTCAAGACCCATGGCCTATGGAACGTCTCCCCCGCGCAGACGTCGATGATGAGCCGCCTCCGCATCGCCGGCGGAGTTCTCAAGTCGCACCAAGCGCTTGCCATCGCCGCCGCCGCGGAAGCCTATGGCGGGGGCTTCGTGGACATCACTACGCGCGCCAATCTCCAGATCCGGGAAATCCCCGGTCGCCACATGCTCGCGCTCTTGACCGATATGCACGAGGCCGGCATCGTTCCGCGCGGTTCCGGAGCGGACAATATCCGCAACGTCACCGGCAACCCCACCTGCGGCATCGACCCCCACGAGTTCTACGACGTGCTGCCCCTCTGCCGTGAGTTGCATCATGCCATCTTGCACGACCGTTCCATGTACGGCCTGCCGCGCAAGTTCAACATCGCCTTCGACGGGGGCAATAGCATCGCCTCCCTGGAAGACACCAACGACATCGGCTTCCAAGCGGTGAAGGTGGACGCGGGCAAGGCCGTGGAAGCCGGGGTCTATTTCCGCATGGCCCTCGGGGGCATCACCGGCCATGGCGATTTGGCCCGCGATACCGGAGTCCTGCTCAAGGCGGAGGAATGCGTGCCGGTGGCGCGCGCCATCGTCCGCGTCTACCTGGAAAACGGCGATCGCGGCAACCGCAAGAAGGCCCGCCTCAAGTACGTCCTCGACTCGTGGGGCTTCGAAAAGTTCCTGGCCGAGGTCCAGAGCAAGCTTCCCTTCGCGCTGCGGAAATTGCCCGCGGCCGAATGCCGCTTCGCCCCTCCCGTCGACAAGGGCGCCCATCTCGGCATCCACTCCCAGAAGCAAGCGGGCCTTTGCTACATCGGCGTGGACGTACCGGTGGGCCGGTTGACTTGCGCCCAACTCCGCGGCCTGGCCGATTTGGCGACCCGCATGGGTTCCGGGGCGCTTCGGCTTACCGTTTGGCAGAACCTGCTCCTTCCGGACATCCAGGAAGCGCGCCTGGAAGAAGCCCTTAAGGCCCTCGGGGCCTTGGGCCTTACCCATGAGCCCGACCCGATCGCGGCCGGTCTGGTCGCCTGCACCGGCAGCGAAGGTTGCAAATTCGGGCTGGCCCCGACCAAGGCCACCGCCCAGGACATCTCCGCCTACCTGAAGGGACGCGTCACCTTGGACGCGCCGGTCAACATCCATCTCACGGGCTGCACCCATTCTTGCGCCCAGCATTTCATCGGGGACATCGGCCTCTTGGGCACCGGCGTGGAGACCGACGCCTACAAGGGCCCGGGCTTCCACTTCTATATCGGAGGCGGCTACGGCCGCGAAGGCCGCATCGCGGTGGCGGCGCGCCGCTCCGTGCCCCGCCCCGAGGTTCCCGCCGAAGTGGCCCGCATCTTGGAACTCTACCTCGGGAAGCGCCTTCCCGGGGAAACCTTCACCGCCTTCACGGCGCGCCATTCCGGAGCCGAATTGGAAGCATTATTCGCCGCCCCCGCGGACACCTCCGCCGGAGCCTTAACCGGGGAGGCCGTCCCCTCTGATAAAGGCCTTTCCCTGGCCGGGGAAGGGGCATAG